The Vibrio metoecus sequence GCGTTTCCACTTTCATCAGAATGTGGGCATCTTCATGGTGATAGGTGTACTGACGGCTATCAGAATCAGGGAAGAAACGGCCAACAGTCGAGCCAGTCATTACCGCGGCATTATCTTTATAAGCCGAAAGCACATAATCTGGCGTCTGTTCAAAGGTGTTTTTGATCATTTTGAACAGCGATTTATCTTGTTTAACCCCATCAATGGTCCAATCTGCATTGAAGATCTTGTGACGGCAGTGCTCTGAGTTCGCCTGTGCAAACATCATCAGTTCAATATCGTTAGGATTACGACCCAGTTTGGTGAAGCTCTCAACCAGATAGTCAATTTCATCTTCTGCCAGTGCCAGACCAAGGGAAACGTTTGCCTCTTCAAGCGCACGACGACCACCAGCCAACACATCCACCTGACTCAGCGGTGCAGGCTCTGCCACGCTAAACAGTTGCTGCGCATCGGTGAGTTCTGCGAACACCACTTCCATCATGCGATCGTGCAACAGTGTCTTAAGTGTTGCGATTTGTGCTGCGGTCAACGCCGTTTCTGCTTCAACATAATAAGCCGTACCGCGCTCAAGGCGTTTGATGCCACGCAGGCCACAGTTATGGGCAATATCCGTTGCTTTCGAAGACCAAGGAGAAATGGTTCCGGGACGCGGGGTCACTAATAACAATAAACCTTGCGGTTCATGTTCTTGAATGGTTGGACCGTAAGTGAGCAGTTTTTCGAGCTTTTCCAACTCTTGCGGATTGAGCTCCGCCTTGAGATCGGCAAAGTGCATAAACTCGGCGTAAATACCGGTTACAGGCAGTTGCAGTTCACGACACGCGGTCAGGAGCTTGTTAACACGAAACTCTGAAAGAGCTGGGGAGCCACGCAAAATTCTCATGTGCTTAGGTCTCTATGTCCAATTGATTGAGGTGTAATTGGCATAAACTCTTTCAAATACAGTAGATTAAACTCTATTTATTGAATGTATGCCGATTTCACCTCTACTAATGGCTGCGCATTATAGAGGATTTCTTTTTGTGACGTAACACCAAAAGCAACCGTTTGCGTCATTTTTTTCGTTAATTTTGAGTTACGACCCATTTGCACAAATCTTCGAGCAAAATGACAGCTTACTCAGTGAGGACTTTGCCAAAACCATCGCCTTTGATATAAAGGCATCTGTCTTGATGAGAGAAAAACCAAATTGATGACTCCTTTTGCATATAAATTTCCCGTTCGCGCACTTTGGCTAGGCCTATTGAGCCTTATCTTAGTCGGTTGCCAAATCGACTCAGAACCCAAAAGCGAGCTGGAAAAAATCCGTGAACGTGGGGTTTTACGTGTAGGTACTCTCAACAACCCCCTCTCCTATTACATCGGCCCGGATGGTCCAACAGGTTTGGATTACGAGTTAGCCCGCGAATTTGCTAAAGAGCTTGGTGTGAAATTGGAAATGAAGCCGGCATATCGCCTTTCTAGCCTATTCCCAGCCCTAAAAAATGGTGAAGTGGACATCATTGCCGCAGGCTTAAGCCAATCGGAAGATCGACTCAAAGATTTCCGCGCCGGGCCTGCATATTATTATGTGTCACAACAGGTGGTCTACAAGAAAGGTGGCTGGCGTCCACGCAACTTCAAACAGTTGGTCGAAAAGCAGCAAGAACTTTTAAAAGATAATCCTGAATTGGCCTTTTTCAGCGTGGTAGATGATTCCCATTTTGAACATACCTTGCAGGCCAAACAGCAAAAATACCCAGACTTTCAATTTCACGTCGATAGCAATTCCGATGTGAATGATCTCCTGAAAAAAGTCTCACAAGGCGAACTGATGTTCACGATGGCGGACTCTGTTGAAGTATCGCTTTCTCAACGCGTCTACCCAGAACTGACTGCCGCCTTTGAACTGACCGAAGACCAACCTATTTCATGGTTTACACGTCGTGCCGATGATGAAAGTTTGTACGCTTTAATGATTGAGTTCTTTGGTAATCTGAAACAATCGGGCTATTTGGCTTCATTGGAAGAAAAATACATCGGCCATATTGGTGCCTTTGACTATGTCGATACCCGCGCATTTATTCGCGCTTTAGACACTCGGTTACCCAAATGGACGCCCCTTTTTCAGAAGTATTCGGCGGAATTTGATTGGCGCTTAGTCGCGGCTTTGGCTTACCAAGAATCACACTGGAATCCTTATGCCAAATCACCAACCGGGGTTCGTGGCTTGATGATGCTTACCCTTCCGACCGCCCGTAGCGTCGGCGTGGTTGATCGTCTGCATCCGGAACAATCGATCCGCGGGGGCGTCGAGTATTTACGCCGGATGATGGAGCGCGTTCCCGCTTCTATCCCTGAACATGAAAAGATCTGGTTTGCCTTGGCCTCTTACAATATTGGTTATGGACATATGATGGATGCGCGTCGCTTGACCAAAAACCAAGGTGCAGATCCAGATTCTTGGGCGGATGTAAAAGACCGCCTTCCCCAGCTACAACAGAAGAAATACTTTACTCAAACTCGTTATGGCTACGCGCGTGGTGATGAAGCACGTAACTATGTTGAAAACATCCGCCGCTACTATCAAAGTATTATCGGTCATCTTGAGCAACGTCAGCTCATGACAGGAGATGACAATATTGAAGACCTTGCGGTAATTGCGCTCGATGATGAGGCACTGACCGACGAGGTAGGGACTGAAGACATTGAATCTGATGATGTACAGCTAGAATCGGACGCCGCAGACAATACTGACCCAAGTAGCACACCATTAGATGAGAATAAAAAATAGTCACTTGATTTTTGAGAAGAAAACACGTAAATCAATCTGTGAATGACATCGCTTTCCTGTCGTCAAAAACAGGTAACATTCAAACGCAATAATAAAGCGATATATTCAATAGACTGCGTGTCCTTGAAACGGCAGATTGGCCATTTCAAGAACACAATAGGTCAATATTAGGGCTCCCTGACTCTCACGAGCAGGGGTTTTATGTCAGTAAGTAGTAGGAGGGTGTTTTATGTTGAGACGTAAACGTCAATCAAAACTCCTGAACAAAACCGTATCTGCAAATCGTCGTCGCCGTATGTTAGCCAACAGTAAGAAAAAAGTGTTGGCTCGTCATCGCGCTTTCGTACAGCAAAGCAACTAACTCGTTACACCTCGAATGGCAAACATCGTTGCAGATGTTTGCCAAAGATTCACTTCTCTTCTTTCCTTTCAGCATCCCGTTTCGCTTTGATCTCTTTCCGACGTCGCTGGAAAAATGCTTGGAGCTGGATGCGACACTCTTCTTCTAAAAGCCCCTTATCCACCGTCGCATAATGATAAGCCGCCTGACTGCTAAACAGATCCATCACCGTTCCTGCCGCTCCCGCTTTCAGATCTGGCGCACCGTACACAATTCGTTTCACTCGGCTATGCAGCAACGCCCCAGCACACATAGGGCAAGGTTCTAAGGTGACGTATAACGTGGTATCGAGCAGACGATAGTTGTTGAGCACGTTCCCTGCTTTACGAATGACTTCAATCTCTGCATGTGCAGTTGCATCATGATGAGTAATCGAGCAATTCCAACCTTCGGCAATGATTTCACCATCACGGACTAATACGGCGCCGACAGGGACTTCCCCCTGCGCTTCTGCTTGCGCCGCTAGCATGATGGCTCGACGCATAAATTGTTCATCTTGAGGAGAAAACAGAGATTCGGGCAAAACCACACTCCAACGTGTATTAAAAAAGTGATTCTAGCGGAGATCGCAGCAAAAACGAAAGCCAACCCAAGAAAAAGCCCACTCGCTTGAGTGGGCTTACAACACATGATTAGGCGCACATTACATGCTATAGGTATAAGGTGCTTGGATCCCCAATGGAATACCCACCGCCCAATACGCTAACAAGAAAATTGACCAACCAATCAACATCGCAATCGAGTAAGGCATCATCATCGAAGCCAAAGTACCGATACCCGTTGATTTCACATAGCGTTGGCAATAGACCACCACCAGTGGGAAAAACACCATCAATGGCGAAATGATGTTAGACACCGAATCCCCCACGCGGTACGCCGCTTGAGAAAGCTCAGGTGAAATCCCTACTGCCATCAACATTGGCACGAGAATAGGACCAATCAACGCCCATTTTGCTGATGCAGAACCCACAAGTAGGTTAACCATCGCCGTCAATAGAATCATCCCAACAATCGTGGCTTGACCTGGAAGATTCATCGCTTTCAAACCTTCTGCACCGTACAGCGCCAACATAGTACCAATGTTAGATTGGCCGAAAGCAGAAAGGAATTGTGCACAGAAGAACGACATGACGATATAAGCGCCCATCGTTGACATGGTGCCAGACATGGCCTTGATGACATCGTTGCTGTTTTTGAAGGTTCCTGCAACACGGCCGTAGACGATACCCGGAATAATAAACAGGATAAAGATCAGTGGCACAATCGACTTCATGATCGGCGCAGTAAAGGCAGTGATCTCACCTTCAGGAGAACGCAAAGCCGAGTTTTCTGGCCATACCGCAGCCACCAATAGTGCGATACCCACCACCATTGCCCAACCGGCATAACGGAAGGCTTTTGATTCAATCGCAGTAAACGAACCTAGATCAGGTGCGGATTCCGCATCCTCATCCACTTTGGTCGCCGCCAAGCGTGGTTCAATCACTTTATCTGTCACATACCAACCAATCGCTACGATGATGATTGAGGAAAGGCCCGTGAAGTAAATGTTGGCTAATGGGTTAACTTGATAAGACTGATCCAACACTTGCGCCGCTGTTTGAGTAAACCCAGCTAGCAGAGGATCAATACCAGACGGAATAAAATTCGCCGAGAATCCACCAGATACGCCAGCAAATGCCGCGGCAATACCGGCCAACGGATGACGACCTGCAGCATGGAAAATAATACCGCCTAGTGGAATCACCAGCACATAACCCGCATCTGCCGCGGTATGTGAAACAATCGCCACCAAAATAAGCATTGGCGTTAGCAATTTCACAGGCGTGACATTAAGCATTTTTTTCAGGCCTGTGGTAATAAAACCAGAAGAATCAGCCACACCCACCCCGAGCATCGCAACAAGAACGATACCCAGTGGCGCAAAACTGGTAAATGTGGTCACCATATTGGCCAGAAAATGAGCCAGTGATTCGCCAGTGAGTAAGTTTTTGATCTCTAGAGCTTCATTAGTACGAGGGTTAGTCAAATCAAAACTGACATTAGAGAGTAGAGCGGAAGAAATCCAAACGATAACTAATGCCCAAAAGAAAAGAATCGCGGGATCTGGGATTTTGTTCCCTGCTCGCTCAATAAAGTTTAAAAAGCGATCCATCCCACTTGGCTTCGCGGATGGCGCTTGATTGATAGCTTGGTTACTCATAGTAAATTCCATAATGTGATGTTGCTGCGTGAGGCCTTATTAAATTGGCCTTCTGTATCCGTTTCGGATATCCGTGTGCCCCTTTGAAACCGGTCACAATGAAACGGAAATTTTTCAATTAGCATTGTATAGAAACGACCTAACCAAAGCACAGAGTTCGTTCTCTTTTTACATATTTAGAGACATATTTTGCAAAAATGGCAAACTGAAGATACATGGTCGAAACATAATCAAAAAGACAACACATACAAATTTGAAACCAATTTGCAAAATCTCAGATTACTCAAATCATCACAAAACCAGCAAAGAGACCACCATAATGAGATAGCTAGCCATTGGACGCTAACGTTTCACGGTGGTTAACGCCATGAAATCACACGGAGTCTAGAGTAAAGGGGATTGGGGGGGATTTTATAAAAGTAAAGAAAGCCGCTGGCTAATCAAACTCGCTGTATTTAGAAATCATCGTTTTCAACGTAACCGATTGTAAGGTACCCTGACGATCATGCCATGCTGCTTCGATTGTCACTGTTTTGAGCGAACCTGAAACCGTTGCAGCAGGCACCGACCAAGATAAAACATACAAGGGATGTGAGGCATCATTCCCTGAAACAATACTGCTATCAAAATTTGCCGAAGGTATCGAGGGTACCGCAGATAAGGCTCCACGCGTACGAAACCATTCCAATTTTTGCTCAGCAAGATTTAACGCTTCAATACTGTGCATCGCGTAATCAGCGCGTTGCTCGATATAAGCTTGTAATTTCACCAAACCAAGCGCACCAATACCAATCAACACAAATGAGATCATCACTTCGATCAAGCTAAAGCCACGTTGCTTATTGCGCATTCCAGCTTCCTTCTTTCCAACACGGTTTTACAAAATTACTCGCAATATGATCGATCACATCTTTATTGAAATTAAATACTAAGGAGTTATTAAATGCCGCTGCCTGACCTGCGCTGTCAAGAAACTGCCCACCAGTCACAGTAAATGAACCGTGTTGATAATAAGAGGCAATTGTTCTGAATGAGTCAGGTATGACACTTGGATTATGATTTAAATAGGCATTCGCTTCAAAAGAGGCCCAATGTTGAGTTGATGGAACATAGTCTTTATTGAAATGAAACAATACTCCTTTTAACTCTCCATTTCCCATAACGGAAAAAATCCCTTCGTGAACCAAAATCAATACACCAGGTGTTTTTTGAGAGGCTTCAGAAACCTTTTGCGTATAAATAGCATTAAGTTCACACCCTCCTTCAATCCAGAGGTAATAATGTTTATTTTCTATTTGTTCCAATATTTCCTTCCCGCAATCAGGAACAATATTAGGTTGACCATTCGTATTTTCTGGAGCAAGAATTTGCGTGAACTTCGGATTGTTCTTTATTTTTTCATGCTGTTCTTCACTAACATCAAAGAACTCTTCAAATAAGCTCATTTCTGGTTGCTTAACAAAATCACTACCAGTGGGCAGACTTCCCGACGCACTCGATTTATGTGTGGTTTGGCAATCCTTACCCGTTGGATTTACGAATCCAGTATAGGGCGGTTTGTTAGGAATTAAGACTCCCTCATTTTGTATAGCACCAGATGCATCAAAAATATTTTTATAACGTAGCGCAATACATTCCCACCCCTCTGAATTAAAAGCACCTGGGTCTGGAACAATATTCACACTCCCTCGAACATAAATATCAGAAGCTGATTGAATTGCACCATGAGCCATATTGCCTGAGATAAGAATATCTTTAACTAATGAAGCATAACCATAGTGGGAGGTTACTTTATACCCTGAACTGATTAAACTAAATTGAGGTATAACACCTAAGCCACTACCACAATCAGTAATCGTACCCGGGAGTCCATTGGCAAATAAAAACTGTGAGTAGCCACACTCCAACCCACCCTCAGCAAGCCAGTGATCCTGCCTAGCTTTTACTTCATTTTGTGCACGTTTAATCTGATAAAAAAGATTTTTATACGAACCGAGCGTCACAACCAATGCAATTGAAAGCAGAATAGCGGTAATCAGTAAAGTCGCGACACCTTTTTGATATTGAATCATTATTGCCAATTCCTTTGCTGAACCTGTAATGAGATAGCATTAGAGATATTAGGGTCATCTTTTAACTTCGCCATAATAGAAATCGTCATCAATGAACTATTGACCGCTTGACCAGATAAAGGCGTTTCTGATATTTCAAATTGATCAATTTTGATTTGTTTCGGGTCAAATAAATCAAAACATCCTGTCGCAGCAGAGACAACGCTGAGTGGAGAAGCTGAATCCTTTTGACAATACTCCAACATATCATTATTTAATTGATAGATCGTATTGCTCACCTTGGTGGATGATTTTCGATAAACATAACCAATTTTATTCGATGCTCGATAGATCACACCGACAGCACCAGATAGCCGCATAGATTGATTACCCACATCGTCAAAACCAGCACGCTGGATATCCTCTTTCATCTGCTGCATAACGCTGCTGACTTGCTGAAGCAGCATAATTTCTTTACTGCGTTGCGCTGCCGCTTTTTGGTTAGACAAAAAGACAGTCCCGACAATAGCTAAAGCCATCGCCCCCACCAAAGCGGCAACCATAAATTCAATCAGCGTATTACCTTGCTGGTTAGCACTTTTCAAAGCCATATTTTGCCTCATTTTCGGTGCAAACTTTGATTCGCCCAGCCCGATTGTGCACAGTCACTTTGATTGAATCTGCAGCAGATTCCGACGGTTTAATAAAAAGGCTACCCGCTTCCTGAGGATTACCCATTACATGATCAAATTTGACCTCTGTTAGTGTATTGGTCTTCGATACAAATACATTTTGATATCGCTGACCTTGCAACAGAGCAACCGTATTACTTGCATCGATCGCTGCCACATCCGATACGCTGGATAGCACCAGTTGCCATTGACCCGTTATAGAAGGCAATCCTTGAATATGCACCCATAAGTCCTGATTTCGAAAAACAGCTTCAGATTTAGCTTGAATGAGGAATCCCTGTAATTCATTGGCTAAATTGGTCATCTTCGTTTGCTGGCTCACCTTTGAGAAATTGGGGGCAGCAAAAAGCAACATTGTGGTTAATACCGCAACGGTGATCAAAAGCTCCAGCAAAGTAAAGCCGCGATGCATTTCCCAAAATCCTTTGCAAACTGTGAGAGGATGGTGAATCAACTTGCATAGATGCTAACAGCTATCAAAAATGGCGTTGTTTTATAAAGAGAAGTAATGGAAATGATTCGAAAAATTTTCTGCAAGCCAAGTGTGAGTCAGCAACAAGGTATGACATTGATCGAATTAATGATCGCGGTCGTGATCGTGGGAATTTTAGCGAGCATCGCTTATCCAGCCTATACCAACTATGTCAAAGAAGGTCATCGTAAACAGGCGATGGCTGATATGGCCAAAATTCAGCTCTATTTAGAAGAAAAGTACAACAACGGCTATACGGCGACAGGTATCGTCGATGCTCAAAAGGTATGTAATTCTTTTTGTAGCGTAGACAGTGATCGTTACAAGATTGTGGTCGAAACCGCGGCCACTAGCTATGCGATTACAGCCACTCCGCAATCCAGTAAAGGACAAAATAGTGATAAATGCGGCGGTAGCACCTACACCTCTCTCACGTTGAATGAGAAAGGAGTGACATCACCAAGTGCGTGTTGGAAATGACCAATCCGAATATCAAAGTAATAAATCATCATTGAATGATTTACCGAAATAAGAAAAGACCAGCAAGCTGGTCTTTTCGATAGTGACTCATTGAATCTTGATTAACTGGTTAGGTCATCAAAAAACTTCTTCACACCATTAAAGAAGCCTTCAGCTTTCGGCTTGTGTTTCGTCGCCGCTTCGCCACCGCAAGACTCTTCAAACTCTTTCAGCAGCTCTTTCTGGCGAGCACTCAAATTGACTGGGGTTTCGACCACAAGTTTGACAATCAAATCGCCTAATGCTGCAGAGCGAACGCCTTTCACACCTTTACCGCGCATGCGGAACATGCGGCCAGTTTGGGTTTCAGCAGGCACTTTCAAGCTCACGCGACCATCGAGTGTTGGCACTTCTACTTCGCCGCCCAGAGCCGCCATCGCGAAGCTCACTGGCACTTCACAATACAAGTTATTGCCATCACGCTCGAAAATGTGGTGCTCTTTGACATGTACTTGTACATACAAATCCCCTGCTGGCGCGCCCATTTCTCCGGCTTCACCTTCACCGGCAAGACGAATGCGATCACCGGTATCCACACCAGCTGGAATTTTCACATTGAGTGTTTTGGTCTTTTGCTTACGACCTTGGCCATGACAGACGTTACAAGGATCTTTGATGATCTTGCCTTTACCATGACAGGTTGGACAGGTTTGCTGCACCGCAAAGAAGCCCTGACGCATCTGAACTTGGCCATGACCATGACAGGTTCCACAAGTTTGTGCTGAGGTGCCTTTTTTCGCACCTGAGCCATCACAAGCGTCACAGTGTACTAATGTCGGTACTTCAATCTCTTTCGAGCAGCCACGAACCGCTTCTTCAAGGCTCAGTTCCATGTTGTAACGTAGGTCGGAACCACGTTGTGCTCTTGGACCACCGCCACGGCGACCACCACCAAAGATGTCACCAAACACGTCACCAAAAATATCGCCAAAGTCAGCACCGCCACCGCCGAAGCCGCCGCCACCAAAACCACCCGCGCCTTGTTCAAACGCCGCATGACCATATTGGTCATAAGCCGCTTTCTTCTGCGCATCGGTCAGAATTTCATACGCTTCTTTGACTTCTTTAAACTTTTCCGCCGCACCAGCATCTCCCGAGTTGCGGTCCGGGTGGTATTTCATCGCAAGGCGTTTGTATGCCTTTTTAATATCACGCTCGGAGGCGTCACGGCCTACGCCTAATACTTCGTAAAAATCACGTTTTGACATGTTCTCAGTCACCAATTTGTTACTGCCAACGGCTACGCCGCTCGGTGGGTATCGATATAGATAAGGGGGATCCCGTTGCCTTTATCTTTAGCGACACGCTTCAAACAGACGGGCGTAAGAGTTACCTCAAACGCCCGCTGCTTCAAAGTTCAATAAGAACTCAGCAAACCGCACGAATTATTTCGTGCGGTATCGCTCAATTACTTCTTATCGTCGTTAACTTCTTCAAACTCAGCGTCAACTACGTCATCTTCTTTTGTTGAAGACTGTTCAGCGTTTGCACCTTGTGCTTGAGCTTGTTGCTGTGCGATTTCCATCAGCTTCTGTGCCGCTGCCATCAGTGCTTGCACTTTGGCATCGATTTCCGCTTTGTCTTCGCCTTTTTTCGCTGTTTCTAGCTCGTTGATCGCAGTTTCGATCTTCGCTTTCTCATCCGCTGGCAGTGCTTCGCCTGCTTCTGTGATTTGTTTGCGAGTCGCGTGGATCATCTGGTCAGCTTGGTTACGTGCAGTTGCTAACTCTTCGAACTTTTTGTCCGCTTCTTTGTTCGCTTCTGCTTCTTGAACCATTTTTTCGATTTCAGCATCGCTCAGACCGCCAGAAGCTTGGATAGTGATCTTCTGCTCTTTGCCTGTCTGCTTGTCTTTTGCTGAAACGTGCAGGATACCGTCTGCATCCAAGTCGAAGATGACTTCGATTTGTGGCATACCACGTGGTGCCGCATTGATGCCCTCTAGGTTAAATTGACCCAGAGATTTGTTGTACATCGCTTGCTTACGCTCACCTTGCAGTACATGGATAGTTACTGCGCTTTGGTTATCTTCCGCCGTAGAGAACACTTGGTTCGCTTTGGTTGGGATAGTGGTGTTTTTCTCGATGAGCTTGGTCATCACACCGCCCATGGTTTCGATACCCAGAGACAGAGGCGTTACGTCTAGCAGCAGAACGTCTTTTACTTCACCCGCTAGAACACCACCTTGAACCGCAGCACCTACCGCTACCGCTTCATCTGGGTTCACGTCTTTACGTGGCTCTTTACCAAAGAATTCAGCTACTTTCTTCTGAACCATTGGCATACGAGTTTGACCACCGACTAGGATAACGTCAGTAATCTCGTTTACAGACAGGCCAGCGTCAGCCAGAGCAACTTTCAGTGGCTCCAGAGAACGTTGAACCAGATCTTCAACCAGCGCTTCCAGTTTCGCGCGAGTCACTTTGATGTTCATGTGCTTAGGACCGGTCGCATCTGCCGTGATGTATGGCAGGTTAACGTCTGTTTGCTGTGCTGAAGAAAGTTCGATTTTCGCTTTCTCAGCCGCTTCTTTCAGACGTTGCATTGCCAGCGGGTCGTTACGCAGGTCGATGCCCTGGTCTTTTTTGAACTCGTCAACCAAGTAGTTGATCATGCGGTTGTCAAAGTCTTCACCACCTAGGTGAGTGTCACCGTTGGTAGACAGAACTTCGAAGGTTTTCTCGCCTTCAACTTCATCGATCTCAATGATAGAGATATCGAATGTACCACCACCAAGGTCATACACCGCGATAGTACGATCGCCGCCTTGCTTGTCTAGACCATAAGCCAGAGCAGCTGCGGTTGGCTCGTTGATGATACGTTTAACTTCTAGACCTGCGATACGGCCAGCATCTTTGGTTGCTTGACGCTGAGCATCGTTAAAGTAAGCAGGAACAGTGATAACCGCTGCAGTAACGGGTTCACCGAGGAAATCTTCCGCGGTTTTCTTCATTTTCTTCAGAACTTCAGCAGACACTTGAGGAGCCGCCATTTTTTGGCCTTTCGCTTCAACCCAAGCATCACCGTTGTCAGCCTTAACAATTTTGTAAGGCATGATTTTGATATCACGCTGAACTTCTTCGTCTTCAAAACGACGACCGATCAGACGCTTAATTGCAAATAGCGTATTTTGTGGGTTAGTGACTGCTTGACGTTTTGCAGGTTGACCCACCAGAGTTTCACCGTCTGTATATGCAATTACAGAAGGAGTAGTACGCTCACCCTCTGCGTTTTCGATTACGCGAGGCTTATCGCCGTCCAATACAGCAACACATGAGTTTGTAGTACCTAAGTCAATACCAATGATTTTACCCATCAGGCTATCTCCAAAAAAATTCTATGTTCGATTTGTATACCCCTAATGTGGGGATGGAGAATCGGGTTTCAACCCCTACTCACAAACCAAAACGGGCTTGTTTGCTTCTCGTATGCCCCTTAAATAAGGTCTTCAAAAACCATTTCAAGGGTAAAAGTGAAAAAAATTCAGATTTATTGCGTTTTGGGCATAAAAAAGCGAAGCCAATCGGCTTCGCTTTTCGTTTTCAGATTTCATAATGGCTAAGAAATGGTTATTTAGAAACCATAACCATCGCAGGGCGAACCACACGTCCATTCAATTCATAGCCTTTTTGCATCACAAACATCACTGTGTTTGGTTCATGCTCGGCGCTTTCTTGAATCGACATCGCTTGGTGGAATTCAGGATTGAAGGTTTCACCGTGCGGATTGATCTCTTTCAAGCCAAACTTCGCAATCGTATCAACGAAAGTTTTGTGCGTCAGTTCGACACCTTCCAACAGAGGTTTGATTGCTTCAACTTCACCATCGGCAGCTTGAATCGCACGCTCAAGGTTATCAATCACTGGCAGTAGCTCTTCAGCAAAGCGGCTCAGCGCAAATTTACGTGCTTTATCCACTTCCTGCTCGCTACGGCGACGCATGTTTTCGACTTCCGCACGGGCACGCAGTACGCTGTCCTGCTGCTCTTTCACGCGCTCTTCGCTCACAAGCAGCGCCGCTTCTAACTGAGCAATTTTCGCTTCTTTCTCATCGATTTCGTCAGCGGCTTGGTTCCAGTCGATATCGGCATCTGTTCCTACAACTTCAGCTTCAGTCTCAACCGCGTCTTGTTGCAGCTGCTCGTCTTTGTTCTTGATCTCTTCGTTGCTCATGATATCTCCAAAATTCACTTCATACTGGTCAGGAGAAATCGTCTAATCGTCGATTTCCCAACACAAAAATTCGCATAAAAGCACAACTTGCCCTTATTATGGGGACGATGAATTCTGATTCAAGCCTAAATCGGTTGGAAACCTTATGAAAAAGCCGTTCAACGTTCTTGCCATTATCGGCAAACCGCGAGATCAACAAGCAATTCAAACGCATAAAGAAATTTATCACTGGCTGATTTCACTAGGTTATTCGGTGTTTATTGATGATCGTTTACGGGAAATTTTGCCCGATTTACCGAGCGAGCACTTTGCAAGTTTGATTGAAATCGGCAAAAAAGCTGATTTAGCTATTGTGGTCGGTGGTGATGGCAATATGCTCGGAGCAGCGCGCGTATTATCTCGCTTCGATATCTGCGTGATCGGGGTCAATCGTGGCAATTTAGGCTTTTTGACCGACTTAAAC is a genomic window containing:
- a CDS encoding PulJ/GspJ family protein, whose protein sequence is MALKSANQQGNTLIEFMVAALVGAMALAIVGTVFLSNQKAAAQRSKEIMLLQQVSSVMQQMKEDIQRAGFDDVGNQSMRLSGAVGVIYRASNKIGYVYRKSSTKVSNTIYQLNNDMLEYCQKDSASPLSVVSAATGCFDLFDPKQIKIDQFEISETPLSGQAVNSSLMTISIMAKLKDDPNISNAISLQVQQRNWQ
- the mltF gene encoding membrane-bound lytic murein transglycosylase MltF → MTPFAYKFPVRALWLGLLSLILVGCQIDSEPKSELEKIRERGVLRVGTLNNPLSYYIGPDGPTGLDYELAREFAKELGVKLEMKPAYRLSSLFPALKNGEVDIIAAGLSQSEDRLKDFRAGPAYYYVSQQVVYKKGGWRPRNFKQLVEKQQELLKDNPELAFFSVVDDSHFEHTLQAKQQKYPDFQFHVDSNSDVNDLLKKVSQGELMFTMADSVEVSLSQRVYPELTAAFELTEDQPISWFTRRADDESLYALMIEFFGNLKQSGYLASLEEKYIGHIGAFDYVDTRAFIRALDTRLPKWTPLFQKYSAEFDWRLVAALAYQESHWNPYAKSPTGVRGLMMLTLPTARSVGVVDRLHPEQSIRGGVEYLRRMMERVPASIPEHEKIWFALASYNIGYGHMMDARRLTKNQGADPDSWADVKDRLPQLQQKKYFTQTRYGYARGDEARNYVENIRRYYQSIIGHLEQRQLMTGDDNIEDLAVIALDDEALTDEVGTEDIESDDVQLESDAADNTDPSSTPLDENKK
- a CDS encoding type IV pilin protein — encoded protein: MEMIRKIFCKPSVSQQQGMTLIELMIAVVIVGILASIAYPAYTNYVKEGHRKQAMADMAKIQLYLEEKYNNGYTATGIVDAQKVCNSFCSVDSDRYKIVVETAATSYAITATPQSSKGQNSDKCGGSTYTSLTLNEKGVTSPSACWK
- a CDS encoding type IV pilus modification PilV family protein, with amino-acid sequence MRNKQRGFSLIEVMISFVLIGIGALGLVKLQAYIEQRADYAMHSIEALNLAEQKLEWFRTRGALSAVPSIPSANFDSSIVSGNDASHPLYVLSWSVPAATVSGSLKTVTIEAAWHDRQGTLQSVTLKTMISKYSEFD
- the tadA gene encoding tRNA adenosine(34) deaminase TadA, which gives rise to MPESLFSPQDEQFMRRAIMLAAQAEAQGEVPVGAVLVRDGEIIAEGWNCSITHHDATAHAEIEVIRKAGNVLNNYRLLDTTLYVTLEPCPMCAGALLHSRVKRIVYGAPDLKAGAAGTVMDLFSSQAAYHYATVDKGLLEEECRIQLQAFFQRRRKEIKAKRDAERKEEK
- a CDS encoding pilus assembly FimT family protein, translated to MHRGFTLLELLITVAVLTTMLLFAAPNFSKVSQQTKMTNLANELQGFLIQAKSEAVFRNQDLWVHIQGLPSITGQWQLVLSSVSDVAAIDASNTVALLQGQRYQNVFVSKTNTLTEVKFDHVMGNPQEAGSLFIKPSESAADSIKVTVHNRAGRIKVCTENEAKYGFEKC
- a CDS encoding AbgT family transporter; the encoded protein is MSNQAINQAPSAKPSGMDRFLNFIERAGNKIPDPAILFFWALVIVWISSALLSNVSFDLTNPRTNEALEIKNLLTGESLAHFLANMVTTFTSFAPLGIVLVAMLGVGVADSSGFITTGLKKMLNVTPVKLLTPMLILVAIVSHTAADAGYVLVIPLGGIIFHAAGRHPLAGIAAAFAGVSGGFSANFIPSGIDPLLAGFTQTAAQVLDQSYQVNPLANIYFTGLSSIIIVAIGWYVTDKVIEPRLAATKVDEDAESAPDLGSFTAIESKAFRYAGWAMVVGIALLVAAVWPENSALRSPEGEITAFTAPIMKSIVPLIFILFIIPGIVYGRVAGTFKNSNDVIKAMSGTMSTMGAYIVMSFFCAQFLSAFGQSNIGTMLALYGAEGLKAMNLPGQATIVGMILLTAMVNLLVGSASAKWALIGPILVPMLMAVGISPELSQAAYRVGDSVSNIISPLMVFFPLVVVYCQRYVKSTGIGTLASMMMPYSIAMLIGWSIFLLAYWAVGIPLGIQAPYTYSM